From one Pseudomonas sp. S35 genomic stretch:
- the clsB gene encoding cardiolipin synthase ClsB, translating into MNVVVEHISTDQPPDEAKARDLDYGWQSGNQIELLENGEAYFPKVFEALRQARSEILLETFILFEDKVGHALQRILIEAAQRGVKVVVSLDGFGCGELSPGFLGELAEAGVTVQMFDPASKTLGMRTNWFRRLHRKIVVVDASVGFIGGINFSADHLADFGPEAKQDYAVQVVGPAVADLHHFALAQSGRQVRKRRGWRRRQQRPCAWSSESGDGLVRLIYRDNLQHRDDIEEAYIHALSKAQHRAVIANAYFFPGYRLLREIRNAARRGVQVQLIMQGQPDVLLAKLAARMLYDYLLKDGVVIHEYCQRPLHGKVALVDDEWSTVGSSNLDPLSLALNLEANVLIRDRGFNQHLYERLEVLSKNHCQTMPENRKPRLWLWRLTVGFLVFHVMRHFPALTGWLPAHKPRLKPFVHEGQPHDS; encoded by the coding sequence ATGAACGTTGTGGTCGAGCATATTTCCACCGACCAGCCGCCGGACGAAGCCAAGGCCCGCGACCTGGATTACGGCTGGCAAAGCGGTAATCAAATCGAGTTGCTGGAGAACGGCGAAGCCTACTTCCCCAAGGTCTTCGAAGCCCTGCGCCAGGCCCGGAGTGAGATCCTGCTGGAGACCTTTATTCTCTTCGAAGACAAGGTCGGCCATGCGCTGCAACGCATCCTGATCGAGGCAGCGCAGCGTGGGGTGAAGGTGGTGGTCAGCCTGGATGGGTTTGGCTGCGGCGAGTTGAGCCCGGGGTTTCTCGGTGAACTGGCCGAGGCCGGGGTAACGGTGCAGATGTTCGACCCGGCGTCCAAGACCTTGGGGATGCGCACCAACTGGTTTCGCCGGCTGCACCGCAAGATCGTGGTGGTGGACGCCAGCGTGGGGTTTATCGGCGGGATCAATTTCTCTGCCGACCACTTGGCGGATTTCGGCCCCGAGGCCAAACAGGATTATGCGGTGCAGGTCGTTGGCCCGGCGGTGGCCGACCTGCATCATTTCGCCCTGGCGCAAAGTGGTCGCCAGGTGCGCAAGCGGCGCGGTTGGCGGCGGCGCCAGCAACGGCCTTGCGCGTGGTCGAGCGAGAGCGGCGACGGCTTGGTGCGGCTGATCTACCGCGACAACCTGCAACACCGCGACGATATCGAAGAGGCGTATATCCATGCCTTGAGCAAGGCCCAACACCGCGCAGTGATCGCCAACGCGTATTTCTTCCCCGGCTACCGCCTGTTGCGGGAAATCCGCAACGCGGCGCGCCGTGGCGTGCAGGTGCAATTGATCATGCAGGGCCAACCCGACGTGCTGCTGGCCAAGCTGGCGGCGCGCATGCTCTACGACTACCTGCTCAAGGACGGCGTGGTGATTCACGAATACTGCCAGCGCCCGCTACACGGCAAGGTCGCGCTGGTGGATGACGAGTGGAGCACGGTGGGTTCGAGCAACCTTGACCCGCTGAGCCTGGCGCTGAACCTGGAAGCCAACGTGTTGATCCGCGATCGAGGGTTCAATCAGCACCTGTACGAGCGCCTTGAAGTGCTCAGTAAAAATCACTGCCAGACCATGCCGGAAAACCGCAAGCCCCGCCTGTGGTTGTGGCGATTGACCGTAGGTTTCCTGGTGTTTCATGTGATGCGCCATTTCCCCGCGCTGACCGGCTGGTTGCCCGCACACAAGCCGCGTTTGAAACCCTTTGTGCACGAGGGTCAGCCCCATGACAGCTGA
- a CDS encoding lysylphosphatidylglycerol synthase domain-containing protein: MTAERFKRWKKPLTLAFFLLLIVLFTLLARRIDWSEVVQTLGEFKLRTLLIAGALTLCSFIVYACFDLIGRTYIRQPLRCKQILPVGIISYAFNLNLSAWVGGIAMRYRLYSRLGVSNGNIAKILGLSLATNWFGYMALAGVVFSSGLVTMPPGWKLSSGALQGVGVVLVLASLGYLAACQFSTKRAWSIRGIEINLPSLRMACLQLALGALNWSLMAAVIFTLLPAKLDYPLVLGVLLISAIAGVITHIPAGLGVLEAVFIGLLQHEASRGSLLAGLIAYRAIYFICPLLIALVMYLGVEAKAKALRVKKTPA; encoded by the coding sequence ATGACAGCTGAGCGTTTCAAGCGCTGGAAAAAACCACTGACCCTCGCCTTCTTCCTGCTGCTGATCGTGCTGTTCACCTTGCTTGCGCGCCGGATCGACTGGAGCGAGGTGGTCCAGACACTGGGTGAGTTCAAACTGCGCACCTTGCTGATCGCAGGCGCGCTGACCCTGTGCAGCTTTATCGTCTACGCCTGCTTCGATCTGATCGGCCGCACCTACATCCGCCAGCCGTTGCGCTGCAAGCAGATCCTGCCGGTGGGGATCATCAGCTACGCGTTCAACCTCAACCTCAGCGCGTGGGTCGGCGGCATCGCCATGCGCTACCGCCTGTATTCGCGCCTGGGGGTGAGCAACGGCAATATCGCCAAGATCCTCGGCCTGAGCCTGGCGACTAATTGGTTTGGCTACATGGCATTGGCCGGCGTGGTGTTCAGCAGCGGGCTGGTGACCATGCCGCCGGGCTGGAAACTGAGCAGCGGCGCGTTGCAAGGGGTGGGCGTGGTGCTGGTGTTGGCCAGCCTGGGTTATCTGGCGGCGTGCCAGTTTTCGACCAAGCGTGCATGGTCGATTCGCGGCATCGAGATCAACCTGCCGTCGCTGCGCATGGCGTGCTTGCAACTGGCCTTGGGCGCCTTGAATTGGTCACTGATGGCTGCGGTGATTTTTACCCTGCTGCCGGCCAAATTGGACTACCCGCTGGTCCTTGGCGTGTTGCTGATCAGCGCGATTGCCGGGGTGATAACGCACATCCCCGCCGGGCTGGGGGTGCTGGAGGCAGTGTTTATCGGGTTGTTACAGCATGAGGCATCGCGAGGCAGCTTGTTGGCCGGGTTGATTGCGTACCGGGCGATCTACTTCATCTGCCCGCTGCTGATCGCCTTGGTGATGTACCTGGGCGTGGAAGCCAAGGCCAAGGCGTTGCGGGTGAAAAAAACACCCGCCTGA